Proteins co-encoded in one Nematostella vectensis chromosome 15, jaNemVect1.1, whole genome shotgun sequence genomic window:
- the LOC116614128 gene encoding histamine N-methyltransferase-like, which produces MIRITEDHEYYMRCFAVYQSGFNAEAITCKALADETPVALEKVWPNAEPGKEISVLSVGGGAGAIDIPMLSAIAQHFGTNDKKATIYNTVVEPNVPYLRKYKDLMECLPEKRARIYCEFFEKTFQDYVTERGSNARKSDFVHFIHSLYYIPKPEILEYTFYNILKEKGIIIAILVYGDGEGEKRGWQIADFQERCFGDKFLSDLALDSDHVINIAKKNNWQYETHRYVIPHDISEVFTNEESGKSNMLLDFYTHYKNFRKTAGKERVTATLEFIKSVCETDKDGRLLFKEGFDLVIIYKGDTLKKNDLG; this is translated from the coding sequence ATGATTCGTATTACCGAAGATCACGAATATTACATGCGATGCTTTGCTGTATATCAGAGTGGGTTCAACGCAGAAGCCATCACTTGTAAAGCCCTTGCAGATGAAACACCCGTTGCGCTGGAGAAAGTGTGGCCAAATGCTGAACCAGGCAAAGAGATTTCCGTTCTTAGCGTTGGAGGCGGTGCAGGAGCTATAGATATCCCTATGCTATCTGCAATAGCTCAGCACTTTGGTACAAACGACAAGAAAGCAACGATCTATAACACTGTTGTCGAACCAAACGTACCTTATTTGAGAAAGTACAAAGATCTGATGGAATGCCTTCCAGAAAAACGAGCAAGGATTTACTGTGAATTCTTTGAGAAAACGTTCCAGGATTACGTTACTGAGCGAGGAAGTAACGCAAGAAAGTCTGACTTTGTTCACTTCATACATTCCCTCTACTATATCCCGAAGCCAGAGATCCTAGAGTACACTTTTTACAACATTTTAAAGGAGAAAGGAATTATTATTGCCATCCTTGTTTATGGTGATGGCGAGGGTGAGAAACGAGGATGGCAAATTGCTGATTTTCAGGAGCGATGTTTTGGGGATAAATTTCTATCAGATCTCGCCCTCGATTCAGACCATGTCATCAATATCGCGAAGAAGAATAACTGGCAATACGAGACTCATCGTTATGTTATTCCACACGACATAAGTGAAGTTTTTACAAATGAGGAATCTGGAAAGAGTAACATGCTTCTTGATTTCTATACCCATTATAAGAATTTTAGGAAAACTGCCGGAAAGGAGAGAGTTACCGCTACTTTGgagtttattaaaagtgtGTGTGAAACAGACAAAGATGGCAGGTTACTGTTCAAGGAGGGATTCGATCTGGTTATCATATACAAAGGCGATACACTGAAAAAGAACgacttaggctaa